A part of Bacillus thuringiensis genomic DNA contains:
- the sigE gene encoding RNA polymerase sporulation sigma factor SigE, with product MMKLKFYLVYLWYKVLLKLGIKTDEIYYIGGSEALPPPLTKEEEEVLLNKLPKGDQAARSLLIERNLRLVVYIARKFENTGINIEDLISIGTIGLIKAVNTFNPEKKIKLATYASRCIENEILMHLRRNNKNRSEVSFDEPLNIDWDGNELLLSDVLGTDDDIITKDLEATVDRHLLMKALHQLNDREKQIMELRFGLAGEEEKTQKDVADMLGISQSYISRLEKRIIKRLRKEFNKMV from the coding sequence ATGATGAAATTAAAATTTTATTTAGTATACCTTTGGTATAAAGTATTGCTGAAATTAGGAATTAAGACCGATGAAATTTATTACATTGGTGGAAGTGAAGCGTTGCCACCACCGTTAACGAAAGAAGAAGAGGAAGTTCTTTTGAATAAATTGCCAAAAGGAGATCAGGCAGCAAGATCGTTACTGATTGAGCGAAACTTACGGTTAGTTGTATATATAGCAAGAAAGTTTGAAAATACAGGGATAAATATTGAAGATTTAATTAGTATAGGAACAATCGGCCTTATTAAAGCAGTGAATACATTTAATCCGGAAAAGAAAATAAAATTAGCAACATATGCCTCACGTTGTATAGAAAATGAAATTTTAATGCATTTGCGCCGGAATAATAAAAATCGTTCAGAGGTTTCTTTTGACGAACCACTTAACATCGATTGGGATGGGAATGAACTTTTGCTATCAGATGTATTAGGTACAGATGATGATATTATTACAAAAGATTTAGAAGCTACTGTAGATCGTCATCTTCTAATGAAAGCATTGCATCAATTAAATGATCGTGAAAAACAAATTATGGAACTTCGGTTTGGGCTTGCTGGAGAAGAGGAAAAGACACAAAAAGATGTGGCGGATATGCTTGGGATTTCACAGTCATACATTTCGCGTTTAGAAAAAAGAATCATAAAAAGATTACGAAAAGAATTTAATAAAATGGTGTAA
- a CDS encoding cell division protein SepF: MSWSKVKYFFFDTPEEKEAAQYSYEKEQTDMKKQQDPPEQQDVTFPKAQPKQNVVSIETAKQSSKVVLLEPRTYSEAQGISDHLKGRRAVVINLQRMSTDQAVRIVDFLSGTVYAIGGDIQKIGPKTFMCTPENVDIVGAISELFGEEEDTNIKRW; this comes from the coding sequence ATGAGTTGGTCAAAAGTAAAATACTTCTTTTTTGATACACCGGAAGAAAAAGAAGCAGCTCAATATAGTTATGAAAAGGAGCAAACAGACATGAAGAAACAGCAAGATCCGCCAGAACAACAAGATGTTACGTTTCCAAAAGCGCAACCGAAACAAAATGTTGTGAGCATTGAAACGGCAAAGCAATCTTCAAAAGTTGTTTTATTAGAACCACGCACATATTCGGAAGCACAAGGGATTTCGGACCATTTAAAAGGTAGACGAGCTGTTGTGATTAACTTACAACGAATGTCTACTGATCAAGCTGTACGTATCGTTGACTTTTTAAGTGGTACTGTATACGCTATAGGCGGGGACATTCAAAAAATAGGACCGAAAACATTTATGTGTACGCCTGAAAATGTAGATATTGTTGGTGCAATTTCAGAGTTATTCGGTGAAGAAGAAGACACAAATATAAAGAGGTGGTAA
- a CDS encoding YggT family protein: protein METVLRLLVYAIEIYSWALIIYILLSWFPGAKESTFGDILARICEPYLEPFRRFIPPLGMIDISPLVAIFTLKLATNGLVSIFRYFL from the coding sequence ATGGAAACAGTTTTAAGGCTTTTAGTTTATGCTATCGAGATCTACTCGTGGGCACTTATTATTTACATTCTCCTATCATGGTTCCCTGGTGCAAAGGAATCAACTTTCGGAGATATTCTTGCGCGTATTTGTGAACCATATTTAGAACCATTTCGCAGATTTATTCCGCCGCTTGGTATGATTGATATCTCTCCACTCGTTGCGATTTTCACGTTAAAGCTTGCTACGAATGGTTTAGTAAGTATATTCCGCTATTTCTTATAG
- the divIB gene encoding cell division protein DivIB, with protein sequence MKNSKVIKLQDRVPKLKNQQKKNKKNVNHRLILYISILFLLVLFLIYFRSPLSNIKKISVFGNHYMTDEQVMKESGVTYDTSYFRVTAHKAEENLTKRKEIKAVNVKKRFPNKIDVHIEEYLTIGYINKDGKLQPLLENGKTLEVLPNGKLPVAAPIFEPFKEEKMKELIAELEKLTPTILRSISEIRYSPTNANEDHLTLYMNEGYEVSTTIQNFAKRMEAYPLILKTIEPGKKVLIDLEVGAYTKELGAEEKKE encoded by the coding sequence ATGAAAAATAGTAAAGTGATTAAACTACAGGATCGTGTACCAAAGTTAAAAAATCAACAGAAAAAAAACAAGAAAAATGTTAATCATCGGTTGATTTTATACATATCAATTTTATTTTTATTAGTGCTCTTTTTAATTTACTTTCGGTCTCCGCTAAGCAATATCAAAAAGATAAGTGTGTTTGGAAATCATTATATGACAGATGAACAAGTGATGAAGGAATCAGGTGTGACGTATGATACAAGTTATTTCCGAGTGACAGCACATAAAGCAGAAGAAAACCTAACGAAACGAAAAGAAATTAAAGCGGTAAATGTAAAAAAACGTTTTCCAAATAAAATTGATGTTCATATTGAAGAATATTTAACGATTGGTTATATAAACAAAGATGGGAAATTACAACCGTTATTAGAGAACGGGAAAACACTTGAGGTACTTCCGAACGGAAAACTTCCTGTTGCAGCGCCAATTTTCGAACCTTTTAAAGAGGAGAAAATGAAGGAGTTAATTGCCGAGCTTGAAAAATTAACACCAACTATTTTAAGATCTATTTCTGAAATTCGTTATTCACCGACGAATGCAAATGAAGATCATCTTACTTTATATATGAACGAAGGGTACGAAGTGAGCACTACGATTCAAAATTTCGCAAAGCGTATGGAAGCTTATCCGCTTATCTTAAAAACAATTGAGCCGGGTAAAAAGGTATTAATTGATTTAGAAGTAGGGGCATATACGAAAGAATTAGGAGCGGAAGAAAAAAAAGAATAG
- the pgeF gene encoding peptidoglycan editing factor PgeF, with protein sequence MRQPFKYVDGILYLQAWKELGNITAGFTTKDGGVSTGSFHAMNLGLHVNDIVENVHANRRILANKLQKPLENWICSEQVHDHRVEKVGQQEKGSGVYSYEDGISKTDGIYTTNNDVLLTSCYADCVPLYFYAPSHGMIGLAHAGWKGTVKEIAKEMIQKWNAEGISSDEIHVAIGPSIGSCCYVVDDRVLTAAEQVVNGPVPYKKISDGQYAINLKEINRILCVQAGIKEENIVMSSLCTSCEEQLFFSHRRDQGKTGRMLSFIGFKEEESK encoded by the coding sequence ATGAGACAACCATTTAAATATGTGGACGGTATACTGTATTTACAAGCGTGGAAAGAACTTGGAAACATTACAGCTGGATTTACGACAAAAGATGGTGGGGTAAGTACGGGCTCCTTTCATGCGATGAATTTAGGATTACATGTGAATGATATCGTGGAGAACGTTCATGCAAACAGACGCATTTTAGCAAATAAATTACAAAAACCATTAGAAAACTGGATTTGCTCTGAACAAGTGCATGATCATCGTGTTGAAAAAGTAGGACAACAGGAAAAAGGAAGTGGCGTCTATTCATATGAAGACGGCATTTCAAAAACAGATGGCATTTATACGACTAATAATGATGTTCTTCTAACATCATGTTACGCGGATTGTGTTCCACTCTATTTTTATGCACCATCACATGGTATGATAGGACTTGCGCATGCTGGATGGAAAGGGACTGTAAAAGAGATCGCAAAGGAAATGATTCAAAAATGGAATGCAGAAGGGATTTCAAGTGATGAAATTCATGTTGCAATTGGGCCATCAATTGGATCTTGTTGTTACGTTGTTGATGACCGAGTGTTAACAGCAGCAGAGCAAGTAGTAAACGGTCCTGTCCCTTATAAAAAAATTTCTGACGGGCAGTACGCAATTAATTTAAAAGAAATTAATCGTATATTATGTGTACAAGCAGGCATAAAAGAAGAGAATATTGTAATGTCATCTCTTTGTACAAGCTGTGAAGAACAACTATTTTTCTCTCATCGTCGTGATCAAGGTAAGACAGGGAGAATGTTGAGTTTCATAGGTTTTAAGGAGGAAGAAAGCAAGTGA
- a CDS encoding YlmC/YmxH family sporulation protein: MKVIRISELQMKDIINVSDGKRLGNIGDIEIDMNTGKIESIIISKQARMLGIFGKDVEIVIPWEEIMKIGEDVILVRVNPVNSVTESIQTPTIS, from the coding sequence ATGAAAGTGATAAGAATCTCAGAGTTGCAGATGAAAGATATAATAAATGTTTCAGATGGAAAAAGGCTTGGGAATATTGGAGATATTGAAATTGATATGAACACAGGGAAGATCGAGTCTATTATTATTTCCAAACAGGCACGTATGTTAGGGATTTTTGGGAAGGATGTAGAAATTGTAATTCCTTGGGAGGAAATTATGAAAATTGGGGAAGATGTCATACTTGTTAGAGTAAATCCTGTTAATTCTGTAACAGAATCAATACAAACACCGACAATTTCATAA
- a CDS encoding YggS family pyridoxal phosphate-dependent enzyme: MTVQKNLTTVNEAIKQSCVRAGRSLQDIKLIAVTKTVGIEKTNEVVEAGISDLGENRNEGFLQKYEHFGSKVNWHFIGSLQTRKVKEIINEIDYLHSLDRLSLAKEIQKRADKKVKCFIQVKTSSEESKQGLAIEETVSFIQSLQELDNIEVVGLMTMAPFTEEEDEIRRCFKELRTLQTEVQELELLHAPCKELSMGMSNDYTIAIEEGATYIRLGTILVGKA, from the coding sequence GTGACAGTACAAAAAAATTTAACAACTGTAAACGAAGCAATTAAACAATCTTGCGTACGAGCGGGACGTTCGTTGCAAGATATTAAACTCATTGCGGTTACAAAAACGGTAGGAATTGAAAAAACAAACGAAGTAGTTGAAGCTGGAATTAGCGATTTAGGTGAAAATAGAAATGAAGGTTTCTTACAGAAGTACGAACATTTCGGCTCAAAAGTGAATTGGCATTTTATTGGATCATTACAAACGAGAAAAGTAAAAGAAATCATTAATGAAATTGATTATTTACATTCGTTAGATCGTCTTTCGCTTGCAAAAGAAATTCAAAAACGTGCTGATAAGAAAGTGAAATGTTTTATTCAAGTGAAAACATCATCTGAAGAATCAAAGCAAGGATTGGCAATAGAAGAAACCGTTTCTTTTATTCAAAGTTTGCAAGAATTGGATAACATTGAAGTGGTTGGACTAATGACAATGGCTCCGTTTACAGAAGAAGAGGACGAAATCAGACGTTGTTTTAAGGAGTTACGTACGCTACAAACAGAGGTGCAGGAGCTAGAATTATTACATGCGCCATGTAAAGAATTATCAATGGGAATGTCTAATGATTACACGATCGCCATTGAAGAAGGTGCTACATATATTCGTTTGGGGACGATTTTAGTAGGGAAAGCGTAA
- the ftsA gene encoding cell division protein FtsA, producing MNSNEIYVSLDIGTSNVKVIIGEMVNDSLNIIGVGNVKSNGLKKGSIVDIDETVRSIKKAIEQAERMVGIHIEQVVVGVNANQVQLLPCHGVVAVSNEDREIGNEDVLRVLDAAQVVSIAPEREFIDVVPRQFIVDGLDEINDPRGMIGVRLEMEGTLITGSRTLLHNLLRCVEKAGLEIVDICLQPLAAATVAISSDEKHRGVALVDMGGGSTTLSIFKDGELQATSVLPLGGDHITKDIAIGLKTSTDNADQIKLKYGHAFYDTASEEEMFTVPIMGSDQTEQYSQLELSDIIEARVEEILMFVQDEVRKLGVKQVASGYVLTGGIASMPGVLDLAYDILHENVRIATPDYIGVREPQYTSGVGLIKHSYQKAKLRGKNVQEKQEHFEPVPAPAPTPVQQQPAKQKTRNQNNNNQNDDRMMSKVKRVFRYLWD from the coding sequence ATGAACAGCAATGAAATATATGTTAGTCTTGACATCGGTACATCCAATGTTAAAGTCATCATTGGTGAAATGGTTAATGACAGCTTAAACATTATTGGTGTTGGAAATGTAAAATCAAATGGTTTAAAGAAGGGATCGATAGTTGATATAGACGAGACTGTTCGATCAATTAAAAAAGCAATTGAACAAGCTGAGCGCATGGTGGGAATCCACATTGAGCAAGTTGTAGTAGGTGTCAATGCAAACCAGGTACAGCTACTTCCTTGTCACGGAGTAGTCGCTGTTTCAAATGAAGATCGTGAAATCGGGAATGAAGATGTCTTACGCGTTCTAGATGCAGCACAAGTTGTGTCAATTGCTCCAGAACGTGAGTTTATTGATGTGGTACCTCGACAGTTCATCGTAGACGGTCTTGACGAGATTAACGATCCACGCGGGATGATCGGTGTAAGATTAGAAATGGAAGGTACACTTATAACAGGCTCGAGAACTTTACTACATAACCTACTTCGTTGTGTAGAAAAAGCAGGTCTTGAAATAGTTGATATTTGTCTTCAACCTTTAGCGGCTGCAACAGTTGCGATATCTTCAGATGAAAAACATAGAGGAGTAGCCCTTGTTGATATGGGGGGAGGATCTACAACTTTATCTATTTTTAAAGATGGAGAGTTACAAGCGACAAGCGTATTACCGTTAGGCGGAGACCATATAACGAAGGATATTGCGATTGGGTTGAAAACTTCAACAGACAATGCAGATCAAATTAAGTTGAAATATGGACATGCTTTTTATGATACAGCATCTGAAGAAGAGATGTTTACGGTTCCTATTATGGGAAGCGACCAAACAGAACAATATTCTCAGTTGGAATTATCGGATATAATAGAGGCTCGTGTAGAGGAAATTTTAATGTTTGTTCAAGATGAAGTGCGTAAGTTAGGAGTAAAGCAAGTAGCTTCTGGTTATGTACTAACTGGTGGAATTGCTTCTATGCCGGGTGTTCTTGATCTTGCATATGATATTTTACATGAAAATGTTCGTATAGCGACTCCTGATTATATTGGTGTGCGTGAGCCCCAATATACAAGTGGAGTAGGATTAATTAAACATTCTTATCAAAAAGCTAAATTACGTGGGAAAAATGTGCAGGAAAAGCAAGAACATTTTGAACCAGTACCAGCACCAGCACCAACGCCGGTACAACAGCAACCTGCGAAACAAAAAACTCGTAATCAAAACAATAATAATCAAAATGATGACCGTATGATGTCAAAAGTAAAACGTGTATTCCGTTATTTATGGGATTAA
- the murB gene encoding UDP-N-acetylmuramate dehydrogenase, which yields MEQLVNELIEANVGRVLVNEALARYTTMKIGGPADILIVPKHVAGIEKTLQLVKKYKTKWTVIGRGSNLLVSDLGIEGVVIRLGEGLDHLEVEKHRVRVGGGYPLIKLSTLLSRQGLSGLEFASGIPGSVGGAVYMNAGAHKSDISNILSKALILFENGTIDWLTHEEMEFSYRTSVLQTKHPGIVLEAEFQLQVGEREGIVSVMQKNKDYRRETQPWNHPCAGSIFRNPIPYFAGDLIEKAGLRGYQIGGAQISEMHGNFIINTGGASSQDVLSLIALIKQTIKDKFGVEMHTEVEIIGR from the coding sequence ATGGAGCAATTAGTAAATGAGCTTATAGAAGCAAATGTTGGTCGCGTGTTAGTGAATGAAGCGTTAGCGCGTTATACCACTATGAAAATAGGTGGACCAGCTGATATTTTAATTGTGCCAAAGCATGTTGCCGGTATTGAAAAAACGTTGCAGTTAGTAAAAAAATATAAAACAAAGTGGACTGTAATTGGTCGCGGTTCGAACCTTCTTGTATCTGACCTAGGTATAGAAGGTGTCGTTATTCGTTTAGGAGAAGGATTAGACCACTTAGAAGTCGAAAAACATAGAGTAAGAGTTGGTGGCGGGTATCCCCTTATTAAATTATCAACTTTACTTAGTCGTCAAGGGTTATCCGGCCTGGAATTTGCCAGTGGTATTCCAGGAAGTGTTGGTGGTGCAGTGTATATGAATGCAGGAGCACATAAATCGGATATATCAAACATATTATCAAAAGCTCTTATTTTGTTTGAAAATGGAACAATTGATTGGTTAACGCATGAAGAAATGGAGTTTTCCTATCGTACTTCTGTATTGCAAACGAAACATCCTGGTATTGTTTTGGAAGCTGAGTTTCAATTGCAGGTAGGAGAGCGTGAGGGAATCGTAAGCGTCATGCAAAAGAATAAAGATTACCGCCGTGAAACACAGCCGTGGAATCATCCTTGTGCAGGAAGTATATTTCGGAATCCAATTCCATACTTTGCAGGAGACTTAATAGAAAAGGCGGGGCTTCGTGGTTATCAAATAGGCGGAGCTCAAATTTCTGAAATGCATGGGAATTTTATTATTAATACTGGGGGAGCCAGTTCGCAAGATGTCTTATCGTTAATTGCATTAATAAAACAAACAATCAAGGATAAATTTGGCGTAGAAATGCATACAGAAGTAGAAATCATTGGAAGATAA
- the sigG gene encoding RNA polymerase sporulation sigma factor SigG: MTRNKVEICGVDTAKLPVLKNDEMRKLFREMQSGEISAREKLVNGNLRLVLSVIQRFNNRGEYVDDLFQVGCIGLMKSIDNFDLGQNVKFSTYAVPMIIGEIRRYLRDNNPIRVSRSLRDIAYKALQVREKLIAENSKEPTAMDIAKVLEVTHEEIVFALDAIQDPVSLFEPIYNDGGDPIFVMDQLSDEKQKDEQWVEELALKEGMKRLNDREKMIIRKRFFQGKTQMEVAEEIGISQAQVSRLEKSAIKQMNKTIQG, from the coding sequence TTGACGAGAAACAAAGTAGAAATTTGCGGTGTTGATACAGCTAAACTTCCCGTACTAAAAAATGATGAAATGCGTAAATTATTTCGTGAAATGCAAAGTGGAGAGATAAGCGCAAGAGAGAAATTAGTGAATGGAAACTTACGTCTTGTACTGAGCGTCATCCAGAGATTTAATAACAGAGGAGAATATGTTGACGATTTATTTCAAGTTGGTTGCATCGGACTTATGAAATCCATTGATAACTTTGATTTAGGTCAAAATGTAAAATTTTCAACGTATGCTGTGCCGATGATTATTGGGGAAATACGCAGATATTTGCGTGATAACAATCCGATTCGCGTATCACGATCATTACGAGATATTGCGTATAAAGCGTTACAAGTAAGAGAGAAATTGATTGCAGAAAATTCAAAAGAACCAACAGCAATGGATATTGCAAAAGTGCTTGAAGTGACTCATGAAGAAATTGTTTTTGCTTTAGATGCGATTCAAGATCCAGTTTCATTATTTGAGCCGATTTATAACGATGGGGGAGATCCTATTTTTGTTATGGATCAGTTAAGTGATGAAAAACAAAAGGACGAGCAGTGGGTTGAAGAGTTAGCACTGAAAGAAGGGATGAAGCGTTTAAATGATCGTGAGAAAATGATTATTCGAAAACGTTTCTTTCAAGGAAAAACACAAATGGAAGTTGCAGAAGAAATTGGGATTTCTCAAGCACAAGTGTCACGTTTAGAGAAATCAGCTATTAAACAAATGAATAAAACGATTCAAGGATAA
- the ftsZ gene encoding cell division protein FtsZ, with protein sequence MLEFDTTQDQLANIKVIGVGGGGNNAVNRMIEHGVQGVDFIAVNTDAQALNLSKAETKMQIGGKLTRGLGAGANPEVGKKAAEESKEQIQEALRGADMVFVTAGMGGGTGTGAAPVVAQVAKELGALTVGVVTRPFTFEGRKRATQAASGIAAFKENVDTLIVIPNDRLLEIVDKNTPMLEAFREADNVLRQGVQGISDLIATPGLINLDFADVKTIMSNRGSALMGIGSGNGENRAAEAAKKAISSPLLETSIDGAQGVIMNITGGANLSLYEVQEAADIVASASDPEVNMIFGSVINEGLKDDIVVTVIATGFDDSASTQPPKPIIRPTANHTQQQQQQVAQPSKQREVKREMKREEPVVHERHTDSDDIDIPAFLRNRRRR encoded by the coding sequence ATGTTAGAGTTTGATACTACTCAAGATCAATTAGCGAATATAAAAGTTATCGGTGTCGGCGGTGGCGGAAACAATGCTGTAAACCGTATGATTGAACACGGTGTACAAGGTGTAGACTTTATCGCTGTGAATACTGATGCACAAGCATTAAATCTATCAAAAGCTGAAACAAAAATGCAAATTGGTGGAAAATTAACACGTGGACTTGGTGCAGGTGCAAACCCTGAAGTAGGGAAAAAAGCTGCAGAAGAAAGTAAAGAACAGATCCAAGAAGCACTTCGTGGTGCAGATATGGTCTTCGTAACTGCTGGTATGGGCGGCGGAACTGGAACTGGTGCAGCTCCAGTTGTTGCTCAAGTTGCAAAAGAATTAGGTGCATTAACAGTTGGTGTTGTAACACGTCCATTTACATTTGAAGGACGCAAGCGTGCAACACAAGCAGCATCTGGTATTGCGGCATTTAAAGAAAATGTAGATACACTTATTGTAATTCCAAATGATCGCTTATTAGAGATTGTTGATAAAAATACGCCGATGTTAGAAGCATTCCGTGAAGCGGATAACGTATTACGTCAAGGTGTTCAAGGTATTTCTGATTTAATTGCAACACCAGGTTTAATTAACTTAGACTTCGCAGACGTAAAAACAATTATGTCTAATAGAGGTTCTGCTTTAATGGGTATTGGTTCTGGTAATGGAGAAAATCGTGCTGCTGAAGCTGCGAAAAAAGCGATTTCTAGTCCATTATTAGAAACTTCTATTGATGGAGCTCAAGGTGTTATCATGAACATTACGGGTGGAGCTAACTTAAGCTTATATGAAGTACAAGAAGCGGCAGACATTGTAGCTTCAGCTTCAGATCCAGAAGTAAATATGATCTTCGGTTCTGTTATTAATGAAGGATTAAAAGATGATATCGTTGTAACTGTAATTGCAACTGGTTTTGATGATAGTGCTTCGACGCAGCCACCAAAACCAATTATCCGTCCGACTGCGAATCACACGCAACAACAGCAACAGCAAGTAGCTCAACCTTCCAAACAACGTGAAGTTAAGCGTGAAATGAAACGTGAAGAGCCGGTTGTGCATGAGCGTCATACAGATTCAGATGACATCGATATTCCAGCATTCTTACGTAACCGTCGTAGACGATAA
- a CDS encoding RNA-binding protein → MSIYEHFRPDEEVFVDKVLEWKRAGEYHQVKLTDFLDPRQQQIVTMVIGQGDVAVQFDGATPHAERKRALIYPDYLEVNEEEFQVEVLEIDYPSKFYTLEHRQILGTFMSLGLTREKCGDILLQEDRAQIVVAKEVVSYIEMNLQSIGKVKVSLSPVQGERILQMQETWGEKSGTVSSLRLDVMLAEMLHISRQKVQPFIKNGLVKVNWKTVEQTSYECYPGDVFSVRGYGRSKLFSVEGRTKRDKWRILYGILK, encoded by the coding sequence ATGAGCATCTATGAACATTTCAGACCCGATGAAGAGGTCTTTGTGGATAAGGTGTTAGAGTGGAAGCGAGCAGGGGAGTACCATCAAGTGAAGTTAACAGACTTCCTTGATCCAAGACAACAACAAATTGTCACTATGGTGATAGGTCAAGGGGATGTTGCTGTACAGTTTGATGGTGCAACGCCTCATGCAGAGCGTAAAAGAGCACTCATTTATCCAGATTATCTAGAAGTGAATGAAGAGGAATTTCAAGTAGAAGTATTGGAAATTGACTATCCTTCCAAGTTTTATACGCTAGAACATAGGCAAATATTAGGTACATTTATGTCTCTTGGTTTAACGAGAGAAAAATGTGGTGATATTTTGCTTCAAGAAGATCGTGCCCAAATTGTAGTTGCGAAAGAAGTTGTATCTTATATTGAGATGAACTTACAATCTATAGGGAAAGTAAAAGTCTCCTTATCACCAGTGCAAGGAGAAAGAATTCTACAGATGCAAGAAACATGGGGAGAGAAATCTGGAACGGTTTCTTCACTTCGTTTAGATGTTATGTTAGCTGAAATGCTACATATATCCAGACAAAAAGTACAACCTTTCATAAAAAATGGTTTAGTAAAAGTGAATTGGAAAACAGTGGAGCAAACTTCTTATGAATGTTATCCAGGAGATGTTTTTTCAGTGAGAGGATATGGACGAAGTAAATTGTTTTCTGTAGAAGGTAGAACAAAGCGCGACAAATGGAGAATTTTGTATGGTATACTAAAATGA
- the spoIIGA gene encoding sigma-E processing peptidase SpoIIGA, whose amino-acid sequence MVVYADVVWLLNACIDFLLLLLTATVLKKKIKRWRLVLGAFIGSTIVIFAFTPFASMMTHPIMKLLYSLLIVYTAFGFTTFRNYTQTVFTFYFVTFMVGGGLIGTHFFLQTNEMVNGLVQSQSISYGDPISWLFVVFGFPVIYYFSKKRIESVEVTKIHYDQIVKLKIQLAEEELELAGLIDSGNQLYDPLTKTPVMIMHISSLEHCFPAWLTEQIYSKTEIPKIPENDSGWATKLRLIPFRAVGVENQFLWAIKPDSVQIYHEGSSIVVSKVLIGLNTQQLSTNGEYQCIVHPKMLISQKMVIA is encoded by the coding sequence TTGGTTGTTTACGCCGACGTTGTTTGGTTGTTAAACGCCTGCATTGATTTTCTTTTACTTTTATTAACAGCAACCGTGTTAAAAAAGAAGATCAAAAGATGGAGGCTTGTGTTAGGGGCATTTATAGGTTCAACCATTGTTATTTTTGCCTTTACTCCTTTTGCTTCTATGATGACACATCCAATTATGAAACTACTGTACTCGTTACTTATTGTGTATACAGCATTTGGGTTTACAACGTTTAGAAACTATACACAAACTGTTTTTACTTTTTACTTTGTAACCTTTATGGTTGGCGGAGGGTTAATTGGAACTCATTTCTTTTTGCAAACGAATGAAATGGTAAATGGATTGGTTCAATCTCAATCAATTTCTTACGGTGATCCAATTAGCTGGTTGTTTGTTGTTTTTGGTTTTCCAGTAATTTATTATTTTTCTAAAAAGCGTATTGAAAGCGTAGAGGTTACAAAAATACACTATGATCAAATTGTGAAATTGAAAATTCAATTAGCTGAAGAGGAACTAGAACTCGCAGGTTTAATTGATAGTGGGAACCAACTTTACGACCCGTTAACAAAAACACCCGTTATGATTATGCATATTTCATCATTAGAACATTGTTTTCCAGCTTGGTTAACAGAACAAATTTATTCCAAAACAGAGATTCCTAAAATACCAGAAAATGATTCAGGGTGGGCGACAAAATTACGCTTAATTCCTTTCAGAGCAGTAGGAGTAGAGAATCAATTTTTATGGGCAATTAAGCCAGACAGTGTGCAAATTTATCATGAAGGTAGTTCTATTGTAGTCAGCAAAGTGTTGATTGGATTAAATACACAACAGTTGTCAACCAATGGAGAGTATCAATGTATTGTGCATCCGAAAATGTTGATTTCGCAAAAAATGGTAATTGCTTAA